In the Vanessa atalanta chromosome 13, ilVanAtal1.2, whole genome shotgun sequence genome, ACTGGAACGAATTGTCCTAAGCCTCTCATAATTCAAGATAGATATAGATTATTCAATCTTATCGTTAAGCGTTATTTGGTGTCGTGTAATTTTTTGCATATAGACGCGTTTTTAatagttcaaaaatattattcttatgacaaagatataaataagtCTGATGTCCTTCTGACCGACTTCAGCTACGCAGGCTCTGCTAAGCAGAGACTAGCGAACTACGGACTACGAACTACTACCTGATATAGTAGACAGatgcactctcataatccgatggaacggtAAATTCAACGTGATATTAAAGAGAACTCTTTAATTCTAAGCGTAGGATCCAACGGCTGTTCATGCTTTCCGAGGCAGACTTCGGGATATTATACTGAGAAATTTCACAAAAGAgaaatccaattttaaattgCCCGACCAAGGCATAATCCGAAACCTTGAAAcatatggtttaaaaaaaaaacaacgaggCAAGCggaaattatattaacttgacGGTAGTGTTTAGTGTAAGCCCATATGGGCTTATTTCTACCgagaaacagcaatacttagtatttttgtgttccagtttaaaacAAAGTGAGCCAGTAcaaatacaggcacaagataaATAACATCTTATCTCCTAATGTTGATGGAACATTGTCagtttaaggaatggttaatatttcttactgcgccaatgtctatgggcggtggagaccATTCCTCAACCGGTCCGTTTGTCCATACTATatgaaaaaaagttatattataaaaaaacaacagtttatataatatatatgtaaatgtaactgTAAAGATCTTTGCACTTTACGAGAAACATTCTCcataaatattccataataataatattatcattacccTAAATCCGGTTTTACGTACGATATTTATCGAGGAATGTATGACacgtatcaataaataaagcgagttaaattgcatttaaactaataatattatgaacacttacatttattagtaaaaatgtatttgaatgaCGCATGCACTACGCAGGTCACGCCAATTGTTGGATATCATTTTGGCATCCTAATTACTAATCGACTAAGAACATGTAGCCAATACCAATTTTCTCTGAATAAATAATCTatgtcgagccgagatggcacagtttgaaacgtgcatcttaactgatgatttcgggttcaaacccaggctagcaccactaaattttcatgtgcttaatttgtgtgtttgaaaacatcgtgaggaaaccgatACCTAtaccctataccataaaaaaaaaaacctgcatgtgtttaatttcaacgaaattctgccacaggtGTGTTCGACCAATCcgtattgaagcagcgtggtggaatatactccaaaatCTTCTTCTcacagggagaggaggccttagcccagcattgggtaatttacaggctgttaatgtaaataatcttttgaaATAGAATTTATAGATAGATTTCATCTTGATGAAGACAATAATGCAACGGATTGACAGTAGTTTATTGTTGGCTACGTCTCATGTCAGGGTAAATTTTAAAGACCGAAGTCATTGCAGAAAACACTGTAGCGAATAGGCGACGCAAATGTTCGTCACCAATGACGTCTTCGTTCCGTTTGAAGTTGTAAGGTTTGGTCGTGAAGTAATAGTGAAAACATGCTCCTATTTGAAACTTTAACTCGTCTCCATTAAATCCACCGGCGACGGGTTCCATTTTAGCTCAGATAACCAGATTTTCGATTCAACAGGGAAATGCTGTTAGAATTCTTGCCATGTGGGTacagtagatttttttaaccaccaattgtatatttttatttaggtcCTCAATCTAAATAAGTCTTATGTAAActgatatagatatattatttatattaatatactggCTTTACTCGCGCTAAATGtgtaaaactttacctatagtacAAACTGTAACACCCAAATTTACCCCCTCCAGggttgaattaaaataagtaatctaTATTCTTACCCACGGCTCAAATTATCTCCGTAACAAATTGCATCTAAATCGTTCAGCGATTTAAgggtgaagaggtaacagacaaagtcatttgaacatttataatattattataggtttttgtaatttgtgctgtctataaaagtatttatagatTAGAGAAAGAGTCTTAGCATTAATAATCGTACGCGTCATTTCATCGGATATGACCGCGGTCATTCATCGTAACGGGAGGTGAAACAAATTTGCTCATAAAAATGACAATAGCTTGGATCTTGCTCAATCTGGTTGCCGAAAtggtttaatttcattgttttgtaaacatatttagAATACTAATTTAGCAAATTTATAATCTAGTGTTGTTATAACATTGCCCGtacaatcaattatattataagttcaaACTAGATACGTTTTTAATATGAGTTTCAGTGTCGGAAAATGTCAAACAAGGAAAGTGTTCATCCAGAACGCTCGAGAACTAAATAATTTagacaaataaatacttaatgtgTCATACAAAATCTCAAtagatgaataataattaagtgtgcatatttcaaatcaatttttatttcgaaataaatgtGTTTAGAGCTCCATGATAGACGATCTTTCTCGAATCTTTAAGCAAAATGTATCATATTTATCTATCTCTTTTCATCTCTTTCTTGAaatttttgtttctaattttTTGCTATAATATCGATTTCCAAAAATTTTCCAATTTTACTGTGATATGCCATTATGTTTAACAATGCGggtaacatttatttactttagaatCATTTAAAACCCactgtttattttgtaatgtgtgTAATGTTCAAATAGCCAGAAAATGtgatttcatttaaacattgtttaactttttaaagcAAGTTAATCGACATTAAAAATTCTGAACGTGTTTCTTTTAATCTATCTATGAAAATAAAGGTTAGAAATAAAAAgacatttgttaatattttatgacaacgATATCGCTTTATTGGATGTCAAAAAAGGCGAGCGATGGATGCGCGTGCGGCTCCGTAAAAAAGTTGGAAATCGTGTCTCTTAGGTGCGGGTGCACGCCCACCCATCCTCCGCCTCGCGCAATACATACTTCacggttataaataattataaataaatatcaacaagaTACAAAATAACCTTtcgtaaaaacattaatattactagAGTTTAATTTTTGGGCGTAACATTTTTGGTACAGCTCTTTTTGGTTCACGCTGTCTTATATTTgctattgtataaaaatgttggTATAACGAAACATCTGTACAGTCCGTTTGTTAATTTCTGTAGTGGAACGTTTAGAAATCGTTTTCGGGCGCCAGGTCGAACCTTGGTGGGAAGGTGCCGAAACCGTCAAAGGCGGGGCGCGTACGTTGGGGCTGAAAGGAAATCACGAATGATTAAATTGTTCACAGTTCCTAAGTTTATGGTAACGTGCAGGATACATGCGGCTTCGCAGCTTCGTTTTTTCTTATGTCCTATTGAATAACGATTCCTTTTTATATCGAATCATATTCATGCTTTATATTTGTACCACAATTTAAGGATAAACACAGAGGGTTCTAAGATCTACAAATCGACAGTGTTCATTGTGCCGATGTTGTGTTTTTGATCGGGGGCAACACAACTTACATGTGATCCAGTGGTGATCTATGGACGCCCTTTAACGGACgcctgaataaataaaatatgacgcTTTAGTTGATCCTCGTCTTACAATCAAACCAAAATCACAGAGATTGTTTCTGACTAATTCTTAATCTTTCGAAAAACAATggattataattgattattttttaaattgatatatcgTTGGAGATTATCTATTTAGAATTACATTTATGACATCTGATTTGCAAAGTAATTCTAGGAATGTTCAGAAATACAACTTACCGCCGGACTGACTCCTCTCGCAGCTGATCCCGCGCGTCCCTTGCCACGGAATTTGCTGATAGCTTGCTCGGCAAGGTCTGCCCTTTCTTCAGCTTCCTCCAATTCCTGCTGTGCCTTACGGAACTTAGCCAAGTTAAGGGCGGCGATCTCTTCGGCTTCTTCGATCTGCCTCTTGTAGGTCTTGATCTTCTGCTGCAGTTTGTCAACCAGGTCCTGCATACGTTCGTGGTTCTTGCGGTCTTCTTCAGCCTGGAAGGTTAATTCCTTGATGCGTCTCTCAGCCTTGCGCAGGTTCTTCTGTGCATCAGCGTGCCTCCTCTGTTCACCGTCGAGCTCGTTTTCAAGCTCCCTGACTCTTTGTTCAAGTTTCTGGATGGCCTTCTTGCCTCCCTTGAGCGCGTTAGCTTCAGCTTCGTCAAGCCTGACTTGCAATTCCTTGATCTGCTGTTCAAGTGCCTTGCGAAGTTTCTCCTGTGTCTGGGCGTGTTCTTGCTCAGCACGGAGTTCGTCGGCAAGCCTGGCAGCATCAACCATGGCCTTCTTTGCCTTCTCTTCGGAGTTCTTAGCCTCGTTAAGGAGTTCATCAAGGTCAGAGTGCAGGGTCTGGAGCTCGGACTCGAGTTTCCTCTTAGCAGCAGAGAGGGAAGCGCTTTGAGCAGAAAGTTCGTTGAGCTGTTCGTGGGCATCACCAAGTTCTTGTTCAGCTTGGCGGCGGGCACGGTCAGCTTGTTCAAGAAGCGTACGCGATTCTTCGAGCTCATTTTGGAGGGCATTTGCACGACGCTCTGAGATTCCAAGCTGTTCACGGGCATCATCACGAGCACGCTGTTCTTCTTCCAAGGCAGTTTGGAGGTCCTTGATCTGAGCCTGGTAACGTTTAATGTTCTTCTGGGCTTCAGCGTTAGCTTTGTTGGCGTGGTCGAGGGCGATCTCGAGCTCGTTGATGTCAGCCTCCAACTTCTTCTTCATGCGCAGGGCCTCAGCCTTGCCCTTAGCCTCTGCTTCAAGGGAAGCTTGCATAGAGTCCAAGGCACGTTGGTGGTTCTTGCGGGTGTTTTCGAATTCTTCTTCCTTCTCCTGGATCCTCCTGTCGATCTCCTGTCTGACTTGAGACAGCTCGAGTTGAGCACGCAGAACCTTGTTCTCTTCCTGCTCAAGAGCTGCTTCGGCTTCCTCGAGAGCAGCTTGGAGTTCGTCCTTTTCGGCTTCAAGACGCTTCCTGGCCTTCTCGATTTCATGGATGTTGCGGCCACCTTCGCCAATCTGGTCAAGGAGATCCTTGACTTCATCAGCGAGGTTCTTGTTTTCACGACGTACGGCCTCGAGTTGTTCCTGACCTTCCTCGTAGGCACCCTTAAGGCGGAATAATTCGGTAGAGTAGTTACGGCATTCCTTTTGGCTGGCGTCAAGTTCAGCAGCAAGGTCATCGACCTTGAGTTTCCATTCACCAATGATCTTATCGAACGCCTTCTGTTTTTTCTCAGCAGCGTTAGCGATGGCAGTAGCACGGTCAACCTCGAGTTGCAAGTCCTCGACTTCGGTGGAAAGGCGCTGCTTGGTCTTCTCGAGAGCAACAACCTTCTGGTTGAGAGACTCGATAGTTTCTTCGGCTTCGGCGAGACGGGCTTGAAGTTTGCGCTTGGCTTCTTCGAGTTCCTCGGAGCGGGCAACACCTTCGGACTCGTACTTGGAGCGCCAGAGTTGAGCTTCAGCGTTAGCCTTGGACAGTTGACGCTGTAAGTCAGCCTTGCCTTCGGCTTCCTCTTCCACTTGCTCGCGGATGTTGTCCAAATCGTGTTCGAGGTTGCGGAACTTGCCAAGCAAAGTAGCGCGTTCCTGTTGAAAAAAAGAAAGTATAAAGTCTATGCAAATCGAAATTTttagcaaataatatttattatgaagaaTAAATACTGACCCTGGCCTCTTCGTCAGCGAGCCTCTTGGTGTCCTCCAACTGTGTGGTGAGCGACACCTTAATCTTGGAGAGCTGCGACACCTGGGACTCAGCCTCCTCCAACTGGCGGAGCAGGTCGGAGTTCTCAATCGACAACTTCTTCTTAGCGGCATCCAGGTCATTAAGGGTGCGGTTGGATTCATCAGCCTTGCCTTGAACCTCGTTGAGCTGGTGTTGAAGTTGCTTGACGATCTTTTCTTGAGCAGCCTAAGAAaggtttcaattaaaaaaaatgtaaaatacagTCACTGCCTTTTTATTAAGGTATGTGTTTTAAAACTGTAGTATTAGTTCGAAAAAACACACGTTTCCATAATATTAGAATTCTAAAaatgatgtatatatatgtcattagattattataaaaaaacaattaccaaGTTTTAAAATGGCTAACTCCATctgcttaataaataacataaaattgttcTTTATTTCGCGTAAGGTTACTTTCATGCATTTTCATTTTCCtgtattgttaaataaacattagtagaatcacactttttttttttaaagcagtcCTAAAGCATTATTATTCAAACGGGATTTTAATTGTTAGTCGTTATCATTTTGAATCTATTTGTACAGGTGAGTCATGTGTTGTTTTTGCTAAATCTATTTTTGCTCCTTTTTTACAAAGCGGCGAAGCGTCCTGTAATTGCTGATGCCAACACGTTTATCTTTCATCGTTGTGTACCTTTTCGTTGGACAAGTGGTCGAGACCGGCGCGAAGGTCATTGACTTCGCTAAAGTATTGAGAGCGCTCTTTCTCAGCCCTGggtagataaaatataacataatgcaCATTAGTGTTATCCCGTTAGAAACCTTATCGCTGACAGGATAACTGCCCCGACGAATCGGTGTTTTAACTGATTACATATATTTGGTCGAAAATCATAATGTTTATCTGTGAATACAATGATGTCTGTTGTGTACAGTTGATTGTCTACCGGGAGAGGATCATGCATTTTCACCCCAGGCGGTACACATGCCTTTACGGATGACATGTTACCTTTTCCCTTGCAACTTGGTCAATGGCTGCACGTGTGTTGTTAAGCTCGTTGTAGCAAGATGCACGATCATGTTCAGCCCTGAGTTTGTAGCAAtgcgataaatatatattggaaaaaaaaattggtgcTTTTGCTTACAAACGCCgaatttatagataatatttccTTAGTCCACTGGCAGAgccattttattacaatttttatccctttaatattttttaagtttcactttaaataaagtttttatatcatatttttggtcataaaatatttaaaaatagtaaatgtgTACTTACTTAGCCTTAAGCTTGTTGAGCTGGTCGAGCTGCTCACCCATTTCCGCAACGGCATCGTTGTGCTTCTTGCGGAGGTTGGCGAGGGTGGACTCGTGCTGAATGTTAGCTTCCTCCAAGTCACGACGGAGCTTGCTGAGCTCAGCCTCACGCTTCTTGTTGAGCTCAATTTGGGCAGAGGTGGCACCACCGGCTTCCTCGAGACGTTCACCCAACTCTTCGAGTTCACGAGCGAGATCAGCGCGCTGCTTCTCAGCCTTAGCACGGGCCTGGCGTTCGGATTCGACTTCCTCTTCCAGTTCCTCGATGCGGGCTTGCAGTTCCTTGATCTGTTTCTGGACCTTGCTAACCAAAGATTGTTCGTCTTCGAGCTTGGCAGTGAGAGATGAGATTTCCTTGTCCTTGCGCTGAATAGTTTGTTCGAGTTCCTTTTTGTTGCGTTCGAGGTCAGAGACGGCTTCCTGGGTAAGTTTAAGGTCGCCTTCAACCTTCCTCCTCTGCTTCTCAACATCACCACGCAGTTTCTTTTCACGCTCCAATGAGTCTTCGAGCTCATCAAGGGTCTGCTCGAGCTTCTGCTTGACCTTGTTGAGGTGGTTAACCTTGTCTTCAGCGGCTTGCAGCTCCTCAGAGGTCTTCTGGTTAGATTCTCCTTGAAGTTTCTTTTCCTTGTTGAGTTTGTTAATGAGCTCGTCCTGGTGGGCGATTTCATCGTTTAAGTTGCGGATTTGGTGGTCTTTGGTAGCCTTGTCTTGTTCAGACTTCTGGATGTTAAGTTCGAGGTCTTCCACATCTTTCTTCAGGCCAGAGATTTCCTGTTCCAACTTCTTCTTGGCTTGGAATAGCTGGTTGCGGGCATCCTCCTCCTGGGTGAGACGGTCTTGTGTGTCCTagaataaatttgaaacaatgagccataataataaaatggttaatgttaatttaactaCATCGTCTGTATCATGCCTGTTTTCTGTCTATCAGTAAGTCAGtaatcgtattatttattattatggtttGCAATAAAATCGTGCAGTTTGCGGgcgttcaatttatttttaaacatcttaAAGTATCTGGTATAAACAAACTTCTGTTTATTTAAAGTACTGCGATAAACACATTAAATTACAAGATATGAGTAATTTTGCCATTTACCTCACCAAAGAtttcatgattttaaaaatatcttcagaTTATAATGATACGTTAAGtgaatttctaaattaaatgatttattgaatTGTTTCTTTCTATACACTTTAAGagttaataatatttgcaaatataacAAACGttagtagaatatatattatttaaaatgaataatttgaaatttaccCTAAGTTGACCCTCGAGATCAGCCTTCTGTGCTTGGAGTTTGTTGGCACGCTCCTGGGTTTCAGAGAGAGAACCCTTCTCTCCCTCGAGAGAAGCAAGTAGGGCCTGCTTCTCCTCAAGCAGTTTAGAGTTGAGGGCCTCGACCTCCTTGCGGAGTTTCTCTTCCTTCTCAAAAGCCTCCTGGGCCTTTTGAGCCTTCTCCTCCAGTTTCTGTAAAATCACCTCACTGTTATCTACACCATCCCATGTTGACATAAATTTAGTCGCCATCGTAGATTTATATTACACCATCAAATTAAACTAGGAATGCTATATTTCGGTTCGTTCGAAAGTTAAGGAAGGGTGCGCGCGCCGCCGACCACTCCGCAACTAAGTCGCACTGGAGTTTTCCAGCGGGCGTGTTATCGCCCCCGCACGCATTACATTGTGTAAGGAAAAAGCGCGTAGCTGCTGGAGTGGGGATAAATCCAGAAATGGACGCGGCAGGTGCGTTGGTGTCACGTAACCGCCAGGTGGGCGCGGTCGGATCTATTTATATTCGCTTGAATCATGCGTTATGAGTGCTGGAATATTTAATAGGTCATAGTGTTCAATCATCGCGGAACAGGTGAAAACGTACCGCGATCTCATCCTCGACGCGGGTGACGTTGAGGAGGGGCTTGACCCTCTGCCACAGTTTCCACCATGGCCAGGTGCGGAGCTGCAAGTACTTGCGCAAGTTGCGTTGGACAACTTGGAGAGCCAATCTATAAAAGGACAAACAAAATTGTATCGGGCACGTTTTATACTATTCTTAGACttctaattttaacttaatttctattttatacctCTGTTCCTGCAACTTCTTGAAGTCCTTACGGGAAAGGTAACCACGGATGTAGGCCTGGAGCCAAGATACGATCTTAGACAGTCTGTCGTCACGCAACTCTTCCATCTGACCCAGAACACCAGCGCGGAAGAATACCTATATATCCCAAAAAAAGTATTAAGACGAGTCCACTGCGTTAGttggttaaattaataaaagattgcATAAGAAATATcctaattttattagaaatagtaaaataattatattaacagcaTTACAGAATGTTAGTTAATTGTATGAAACTAAGTTAGTACGACACTTGTAAAacaagtatcaaaataatttcttctaAAAATTAgtgttaaacttttaaaataaacaaacattaaaacgaGGGCAAGCAAAAAAAATTGATAGATGACTACAGCCATGCACATAGCTCTACCTTAGTCTTTCCGAGCCTGAAGGATTCAGAATCCAAGCCGGTATGTTCAAGAATTTTTTCTGTGGCTTTCTCTGCTGTTATTGGCTCTTTGAGCAGGTTCGGGCACAGAATTTTGTATCTGCGTTCGAGAAGCAcacaaaaaagataataatactaTTCTACGGATATGGCAAGGGAAAACAAACACGAGCCTATGTATCTTGGGCTCTAAAGGAAAAGCAGCCCTTACACTGCAAGGGTTGAAGGATACAATAAAACCAGTTCCTAAAGGTTCTACTATGTTGTGAAGCGTTTAAAAGTCATGCGATCCGCCAGGTATTTCTGGATCGCATGACTAACTGCAATCTACTGTTACAATGAACATGCCTTGGTATGACCCAGACGGTAGGACTCGACATCCAAGCCCGTAGCTTCTAAGATGACTTGGGCGATTTTCTTAGGGTCAGTTTCTTTTTCCGCAGCTTGAGGGGCCAGGATCTTGTAGctacattttcaaatatatggCAAACAATGAGGGATTGTCAAACAAAACAGTCATCATGAATGCTCCATCGCATATGACAAACTTTACTAACTACCTtacatatctaaaaaaaattaccatgaTTTCGTAGTGTCATGTGATTCGTGCTAAACAATGTCGATTATAATATGAAAGGTGGAAAAACAAATACTGGGACTTGTACT is a window encoding:
- the LOC125068490 gene encoding myosin heavy chain, muscle isoform X11, which translates into the protein MPKPQVQEGEDPDPTPYLFVSLEQKRIDQSKPYDGKKACWVPDEKEGFVQGEIKATKGDLVTVNLPGGETKDFKKDLVAQVNPPKYEKCEDMSNLTYLNDASVLYNLKQRYYHKLIYTYSGLFCVAINPYKRFPVYTFRCAKLYRGKRRSEVPPHIFAISDGAYVNMLTNHENQSMLITGESGAGKTENTKKVIAYFATVGAAQKKDPTQDKKGSLEDQVVQTNPVLEAFGNAKTVRNDNSSRFGKFIRIHFGPSGKLAGADIETYLLEKARVISQQALERSYHIFYQMMSGSVSGLKDMCLLSNDIYDYYIVSQGKTTIPNVDDGEECLLTDQAFDILGFTQEEKDNVYKITAAVMHMGCMKFKQRGREEQAEADGTEDGEKVAKLLGVDCQDLYKNLLKPRIKVGNEFVTQGRNKDQVTNSVGALCKGMFDRLFKWLVKKCNETLDTKQKRQHFIGVLDIAGFEIFDYNGFEQLCINFTNEKLQQFFNHHMFVLEQEEYKREGINWTFIDFGMDLLACIDLIEKPMGILSILEEESMFPKATDQTFVEKLNNNHLGKSAPYLKPKPPKPGCQAAHFAIGHYAGNVGYNITGWLEKNKDPLNDTVVDQFKKGANKLLVEIFADHPGQSGDAGAGGGGGKGGRGKKGGGFATVSSAYREQLNNLMTTLRSTQPHFVRCIIPNELKQAGLIDSHLVMHQLTCNGVLEGIRICRKGFPNRMVYPDFKLRYMILAPAAMSAEKDPKEAARKCLEAVQLDPESYRIGHTKVFFRAGVLGQMEELRDDRLSKIVSWLQAYIRGYLSRKDFKKLQEQRLALQVVQRNLRKYLQLRTWPWWKLWQRVKPLLNVTRVEDEIAKLEEKAQKAQEAFEKEEKLRKEVEALNSKLLEEKQALLASLEGEKGSLSETQERANKLQAQKADLEGQLRDTQDRLTQEEDARNQLFQAKKKLEQEISGLKKDVEDLELNIQKSEQDKATKDHQIRNLNDEIAHQDELINKLNKEKKLQGESNQKTSEELQAAEDKVNHLNKVKQKLEQTLDELEDSLEREKKLRGDVEKQRRKVEGDLKLTQEAVSDLERNKKELEQTIQRKDKEISSLTAKLEDEQSLVSKVQKQIKELQARIEELEEEVESERQARAKAEKQRADLARELEELGERLEEAGGATSAQIELNKKREAELSKLRRDLEEANIQHESTLANLRKKHNDAVAEMGEQLDQLNKLKAKAEHDRASCYNELNNTRAAIDQVAREKAAQEKIVKQLQHQLNEVQGKADESNRTLNDLDAAKKKLSIENSDLLRQLEEAESQVSQLSKIKVSLTTQLEDTKRLADEEARERATLLGKFRNLEHDLDNIREQVEEEAEGKADLQRQLSKANAEAQLWRSKYESEGVARSEELEEAKRKLQARLAEAEETIESLNQKVVALEKTKQRLSTEVEDLQLEVDRATAIANAAEKKQKAFDKIIGEWKLKVDDLAAELDASQKECRNYSTELFRLKGAYEEGQEQLEAVRRENKNLADEVKDLLDQIGEGGRNIHEIEKARKRLEAEKDELQAALEEAEAALEQEENKVLRAQLELSQVRQEIDRRIQEKEEEFENTRKNHQRALDSMQASLEAEAKGKAEALRMKKKLEADINELEIALDHANKANAEAQKNIKRYQAQIKDLQTALEEEQRARDDAREQLGISERRANALQNELEESRTLLEQADRARRQAEQELGDAHEQLNELSAQSASLSAAKRKLESELQTLHSDLDELLNEAKNSEEKAKKAMVDAARLADELRAEQEHAQTQEKLRKALEQQIKELQVRLDEAEANALKGGKKAIQKLEQRVRELENELDGEQRRHADAQKNLRKAERRIKELTFQAEEDRKNHERMQDLVDKLQQKIKTYKRQIEEAEEIAALNLAKFRKAQQELEEAEERADLAEQAISKFRGKGRAGSAARGVSPAPQRTRPAFDGFGTFPPRFDLAPENDF
- the LOC125068490 gene encoding myosin heavy chain, muscle isoform X14 — translated: MPKPQVQEGEDPDPTPYLFVSLEQKRIDQSKPYDGKKACWVPDEKEGFVQGEIKATKGDLVTVNLPGGETKDFKKDLVAQVNPPKYEKCEDMSNLTYLNDASVLYNLKQRYYHKLIYTYSGLFCVAINPYKRFPVYTFRCAKLYRGKRRSEVPPHIFAISDGAYVNMLTNHENQSMLITGESGAGKTENTKKVIAYFATVGAAQKKDPTQDKKGSLEDQVVQTNPVLEAFGNAKTVRNDNSSRFGKFIRIHFGPSGKLAGADIETYLLEKARVISQQALERSYHIFYQMMSGSVSGLKDMCLLSNDIYDYYIVSQGKTTIPNVDDGEECLLTDQAFDILGFTQEEKDNVYKITAAVMHMGCMKFKQRGREEQAEADGTEDGEKVAKLLGVDCQDLYKNLLKPRIKVGNEFVTQGRNKDQVTNSVGALCKGMFDRLFKWLVKKCNETLDTKQKRQHFIGVLDIAGFEIFDYNGFEQLCINFTNEKLQQFFNHHMFVLEQEEYKREGINWTFIDFGMDLLACIDLIEKPMGILSILEEESMFPKATDQTFVEKLNNNHLGKSAPYLKPKPPKPGCQAAHFAIGHYAGNVGYNITGWLEKNKDPLNDTVVDQFKKGANKLLVEIFADHPGQSGDAGAGGGGGKGGRGKKGGGFATVSSAYREQLNNLMTTLRSTQPHFVRCIIPNELKQAGLIDSHLVMHQLTCNGVLEGIRICRKGFPNRMVYPDFKLRYMILAPAAMSAEKDPKEAARKCLEAVQLDPESYRIGHTKVFFRAGVLGQMEELRDDRLSKIVSWLQAYIRGYLSRKDFKKLQEQRLALQVVQRNLRKYLQLRTWPWWKLWQRVKPLLNVTRVEDEIAKLEEKAQKAQEAFEKEEKLRKEVEALNSKLLEEKQALLASLEGEKGSLSETQERANKLQAQKADLEGQLRDTQDRLTQEEDARNQLFQAKKKLEQEISGLKKDVEDLELNIQKSEQDKATKDHQIRNLNDEIAHQDELINKLNKEKKLQGESNQKTSEELQAAEDKVNHLNKVKQKLEQTLDELEDSLEREKKLRGDVEKQRRKVEGDLKLTQEAVSDLERNKKELEQTIQRKDKEISSLTAKLEDEQSLVSKVQKQIKELQARIEELEEEVESERQARAKAEKQRADLARELEELGERLEEAGGATSAQIELNKKREAELSKLRRDLEEANIQHESTLANLRKKHNDAVAEMGEQLDQLNKLKAKAEKERSQYFSEVNDLRAGLDHLSNEKAAQEKIVKQLQHQLNEVQGKADESNRTLNDLDAAKKKLSIENSDLLRQLEEAESQVSQLSKIKVSLTTQLEDTKRLADEEARERATLLGKFRNLEHDLDNIREQVEEEAEGKADLQRQLSKANAEAQLWRSKYESEGVARSEELEEAKRKLQARLAEAEETIESLNQKVVALEKTKQRLSTEVEDLQLEVDRATAIANAAEKKQKAFDKIIGEWKLKVDDLAAELDASQKECRNYSTELFRLKGAYEEGQEQLEAVRRENKNLADEVKDLLDQIGEGGRNIHEIEKARKRLEAEKDELQAALEEAEAALEQEENKVLRAQLELSQVRQEIDRRIQEKEEEFENTRKNHQRALDSMQASLEAEAKGKAEALRMKKKLEADINELEIALDHANKANAEAQKNIKRYQAQIKDLQTALEEEQRARDDAREQLGISERRANALQNELEESRTLLEQADRARRQAEQELGDAHEQLNELSAQSASLSAAKRKLESELQTLHSDLDELLNEAKNSEEKAKKAMVDAARLADELRAEQEHAQTQEKLRKALEQQIKELQVRLDEAEANALKGGKKAIQKLEQRVRELENELDGEQRRHADAQKNLRKAERRIKELTFQAEEDRKNHERMQDLVDKLQQKIKTYKRQIEEAEEIAALNLAKFRKAQQELEEAEERADLAEQAISKFRGKGRAGSAARGVSPAPQRTRPAFDGFGTFPPRFDLAPENDF